A stretch of DNA from Ciona intestinalis unplaced genomic scaffold, KH HT001064.1, whole genome shotgun sequence:
ttttgcgacaggtgtttaatatatttttggggTCAAGTAtagttatattgtttctatgaatCGAACATGCCGCCCAGCGTCACGCTTCGTTGAAAAAATTTCCTCGAATTTTTATCGAAGCGATTTCATTATCAAGGAACAAACAAGacgtaatattttgtttaaaatgacgGCTGATGTAAAATCAAACGGAGATGCCCAAAGGTTAGTAATGTTTAATTAGTTGGTTACTTGTGGCTGTAGCAGCCgtgcttttatttaacaatttcacTCATTTAGTTTTGGGCCGTTGCGTGTTTTAAGGACTAATTTTGTCGCCAATTCTCCTCTCCAGTGTTTTCAAATAGAACGTTGCTGTGTTTAAAGCTATGTTAATATTACTGTTAGTGACTTTCTTATTCCATTATAAAGTGATTATTATTCgattgtgtttaatattttgaatgaaaaGTTGCTACGCATCTAacagtgattgtttttttcattatgaTTTCTTGgacatattataataaatgtagGATTTATGATTTCCTAAGTTGCCGGAAAAACCTTATTTACAGCAAATctagtatttattttttttaccatgaGAGCATTCtcgaaataatataaataaaatcccTAAAAATTCCACCAGCTGCATCatattgttgttaaacacatatatatatacattagatattaaaatagaaacccACATAAACCCGTATTACCCCCCAGCACCCGTCCTGCCCCAACAATGTGGGCCCAACGTCCACAGGTAGTTTACCTCACCTTCAAAGTAGATGGGTGCAAGAATCCCAAAGTTACTTTCAACAATAATAAGGTGGAGTTCAGTGGAGAAGACAGCACAAAGAAGATTGTTTATCAAAATAATTTGGAATTCTTTGAAGAAATTGATCCAGAGGTTCGTAGTAAGAagattttttagattttggtCGTGACGCGAAACAgggaattataaaaaagaataaagtttaagattaaaaaatattcagagTTGTTGAAGAATTTTTCCCTTCATATTATTTGCCGAACCCGACCCTTAACCACTTACCTAATCTGGAACACATGTTGTAATTAGTCCTGGATAAGGCTGTAGTTTTGTAAATGATCtctataaaaataactaaacaataataatgtttaagtcttctttaaatttctatattttgATAATTGAAATCTAAATTTCTTTTACCTGATGCCTTAACAGCAAAGTGTTTGGTCAACTAAAGGGATGGGAGTTGAATGCACGATCGCTAAGAAGTTGAACGAAACATGGCCAAGACTTACCAAGGAAAAGACGAAGGTGAGTGCAGCTCAGATTCGAATGTTTCTTTTGCGCAAAAAATTTCGAATTCTTCGGCGATTTATTGATAACTAATAAAGGTTTAATTGAGCAGTATTGATTACAAACGATCTGTGCGAGACTTTTCTCCTGCATTAGAATGTTTGCATAGATTATagattgttataaataaaaagttttcaaatgaaaaatcattttatgaATGGTTTGTGTTTCAGATTCATTGGTTGAAAGTTGACTTTGGTAAGTGGAAAGACGAAGATGACACCGATGATGAGGAAGTTGGAGGAGGAGGGGGCGGGGGGGAACCCGACCTTTCACAggtagggggggggggggcacTTTTCTTTTgggaaaaaattgttttttaaaactttttgaagaATCATAAGTATTACCAAATATGGTGATCGGCGCGATATGTTTGTTGTTACCGTACATTGAATGCAACGTGTGGCAATGACATGATTGATCAATAATCACAATGGATTAACGCTGTATATGACATTAATAACATAATGTGATGTTTTGAACTTTGTATTAACATATATTGCTACCAACAGATGATGGCGCAGATGGGAGGGGGAATCCCCGGCATGGGGGGAGGAATGCCGGATATGGCGGACTTACCGGAGGTCGACAGCGATGATGAAGGtaatataagatgtttatgttgtGTGTTATAAGATCTTTGTgttgtaaataagtttaataattgATATGATGGCAGTCGAGCAATGTGGTTTTGCTCTTACTTTCTAACAAGAGGATactaggttcaaggctcgtcgctgctacaattgtgggtgtatgttttcttgggcaagacatttaatgtcaattgcttcaacccactGGGTTTTCACTAatggtttttttaaattggcaGCCTATTCGTAAAACAaccactcacaaagttacataggtggtaactcgtgagcgggcacgaggtgatgatgaaacagaacaagttGTTCGGAACTTTTAATTAATCAACAAACTTCTTCTcgtgaattattttttatttctatagaTATCCCTGAACTTGAAGAAACAGAAGAGGCTTAACTTAAAAGTTCGTCGAGATTTCGTGTAATTTTGTAGAAACCAATTAACGTGGCGAGTTTTACAACGCTCACATTTTAAGCTCGCCGCAGCAATTTGATTGTCCGTTGAAAATTATGTGTGCCACGCGTATGCAATAAAAtcaagttgttgttttgttttataaaacgaGCGGTGCTGAAATATGGGAACATAGAAGCAACAAACTAGTTTGCGTTGTTtggaaaatacataaaaagattttaaaataaaagtcaaaaatataaGCAGACTGTAACAGATTTAGTTGGGTTTAGTTTGCTCCCGAGCATACTGGCTTAAATGGTTGCTATTCGTTTTAgatggtatttttattttcaatatggTAGTCTGTGTTGCAGTATTTTTGGACTCGCAGTTTTGGCAGGGTATATTAACAAGTGtaattttactaatttatttaaacaactgatttttggttttaatttggGCAACTACAGTTCAGATTCCAACTGAATTTCGGATCAGAGTTAAAAATCTCAGCAAGTTTGTACTGGAgtaataagtttttttacaatgaaCTGTATAAAAACCAGGTAGGCAGTGGTTGATttgtagtttaataataagttttgTGATTGATAGATGGGGacacattgttttatttagcaGTTGGTGTAAATCCAATATatctattaaaattttgtctttaaaaatttatattctgCATTATGTTTGGTTCGTAGTatccagagtccgtatataaacataatgcagtacctatataaacataatgtttatatacggactctggtagTATCTATTGCTAAGGCTTGGGTAATAAAAATCTGAACGTTTCGACAATAAATGTGTTACTTCCTGCAGAGCATGTTCTTTCGAGTCCCCACTTTTGAgacagaaattatttttaattcaagttACAATATTACCGGCGTCCGGTGGGTGGCAGCAGAGacaattgttattgttttgttcgaAGCGGAAGTTTCAAgtttcgtttgtttttattaaatctagAATTAAACCGATGTCGCTTGTTCGGTTCGAAGTAACGGTTTGTTTGGATGTAATTAACAGGGTGCCATCGCttaatgtttgtaattattaaaataagagTGACGATGTTTTATTAGATATCCGTTAAGTTGTATTGAAACgacaacagttttaatatcGGATGTGAATCTTGTTGTATAAATGTTCAAGCTGTTTAATTAGTAATGATGTTTTAGGTTTCAAACTATGTATAACTGCAATGTCTAtgatattatttataaataccacGGGCGTAATTATAGCCAGTAAAGAGAAAAGAGGTTATTACACTTTAGTGTGAGGGATTGGTTTTGGGTCATGGGTTGGGTTTTAGAGTGTTAGTTGGTTGTTTGTCTGCTGTTTCTGTTTATGATGTGTCTGCAGCTCTGTTGATAATATATAAGGGTGTATAGGCCTACACTGACCAACTGGtgactttatttaattatattcaaacatatacattaattaatttacattATAAGGGTATAGTgggttaaatttataaatcaacaaattgttatcaatatttaatttggcAAGACACAAGTTATTAACAAAAGAATTGGTAAGTctaagtttttttagtttcgTGCCAATAATTGTGTATAACGAACGTTTGCTACTTAATATACAAGTTGTATAATAGTGTGTTGTTGAATTGGATTTATAATCCGAGAGTTTTAATAACTATCAACTGATCAGTTTAttctttgattattttaacataattaaCCACAACAAAGAGATTCAaacttaaaagtaaacaatgtggttttaaaactttaaatgtctATATTTAAGTTGTGTTAAATCAGCTCGAATATATTCATGAGTGGATGTTTAATTGTTGATGCGTTTATACTTTATAGTGTGTGGGTGATTGATGATAAAATGCCAAGACCTCTTCCTTCCTTGTGCATCCTCTTACTGAATGCATGCTCTCTTTATATTGTGTgcacaaaatttaatatattatcatTTCATAAACTAATATATAATTTGCCAAGTAAATTGATATATTTGCTGATAGCTGCATGCAACTAATGTAATTAAATACATTGTGTCTATACATGTTATGTGTAATACAGTATGATACAGataatatgaattaaatttCATGATAAAGTAAAGGTAGTTATTAACCCAGCATGGGAAGAGTGACGTTTATTAAATTTGGGAGAAATAGTt
This window harbors:
- the LOC100184120 gene encoding co-chaperone protein daf-41-like, yielding MNRTCRPASRFVEKISSNFYRSDFIIKEQTRRNILFKMTADVKSNGDAQSTRPAPTMWAQRPQVVYLTFKVDGCKNPKVTFNNNKVEFSGEDSTKKIVYQNNLEFFEEIDPEQSVWSTKGMGVECTIAKKLNETWPRLTKEKTKIHWLKVDFGKWKDEDDTDDEEVGGGGGGGEPDLSQMMAQMGGGIPGMGGGMPDMADLPEVDSDDEDIPELEETEEA